From Lysinibacillus sp. SGAir0095, the proteins below share one genomic window:
- a CDS encoding peptide ABC transporter substrate-binding protein — MLMLLALTLVLAACNFGAEKEEEASEEGTATEGTTETTEGGTKELNLVVASEPPSMHPQLATDSTSNAVLKNVFEGLTTVKDGEVINAAAEDVKVSEDGLVYTFTLRDAKWSNGDTVTAEDFAYAWTYALTPENASEYASILYPIKGAQAFNLGEGKVEDLGVKVVDEKTLEVTLENPTPYFLELTAFKTYYPIHKATAEANDTWYAEAGDQYITNGPFTLTDWQHGGSMTLEKNANYWDAENVALDTVNISMVESETTAATMFDAGEIDFLGSPYQAVALDVIDRYKEEGILNISDYAAIYMYKFNTTDEIMSNANIRKALTLAIDRQGLIDNITKGEQSPALGMVPAAVKGFEEDRGYYKDNDIEEAKKALEAGLAELGLSDPSELNLKLSFNTSEAHAAIAQFIQEGWRTNLGIEVTLDNSEWQVFLDKLSNLDYQVGRLGWIGDYNDAYTFLEMYDSASNGNNDTGWENAEYTALLKQSNTEQDPAKRLELLKQAEAILMTEYPVAPIYYYTNLSVKKDYVENMELDALGNVYLKYVDINK, encoded by the coding sequence ATGCTAATGTTACTAGCTTTAACTCTAGTACTTGCAGCATGTAACTTTGGTGCTGAAAAAGAAGAAGAAGCATCAGAAGAAGGAACAGCAACAGAAGGTACTACTGAAACTACTGAAGGTGGTACAAAAGAACTTAATTTAGTCGTAGCATCAGAACCACCATCAATGCATCCGCAATTAGCAACTGATAGTACATCAAATGCGGTGCTAAAAAACGTTTTTGAAGGATTAACAACTGTAAAAGATGGTGAAGTTATCAACGCTGCTGCAGAAGATGTAAAGGTTAGTGAAGATGGCTTAGTTTATACATTCACATTAAGAGATGCAAAATGGTCAAACGGTGATACTGTAACTGCTGAAGATTTTGCATATGCATGGACTTATGCACTTACTCCTGAAAATGCATCTGAGTATGCATCAATTCTTTACCCAATCAAAGGTGCTCAAGCATTCAACTTAGGTGAAGGTAAAGTAGAAGATTTAGGGGTTAAAGTGGTTGACGAAAAAACTTTAGAAGTTACTTTAGAAAACCCAACTCCATATTTCTTAGAGTTAACAGCATTTAAAACTTACTACCCAATTCATAAAGCAACAGCTGAAGCTAACGATACTTGGTATGCAGAAGCTGGTGACCAATACATCACTAATGGACCATTCACTTTGACTGATTGGCAACATGGTGGTTCTATGACATTAGAAAAGAACGCAAACTACTGGGATGCTGAAAACGTAGCTTTAGATACAGTTAATATCTCAATGGTTGAATCTGAAACTACAGCTGCAACAATGTTTGATGCTGGTGAGATTGATTTCTTAGGTTCACCATATCAAGCAGTAGCATTAGATGTAATTGACCGCTACAAAGAAGAGGGAATTTTAAATATCTCTGATTATGCAGCTATCTATATGTATAAATTCAACACAACGGATGAAATCATGTCAAATGCTAATATCCGTAAAGCATTAACTCTTGCAATTGACCGTCAAGGTTTAATTGATAACATTACTAAAGGTGAACAATCTCCTGCATTAGGTATGGTACCTGCAGCTGTTAAAGGGTTCGAAGAAGATCGCGGTTACTACAAAGATAATGATATCGAAGAAGCGAAAAAGGCTTTAGAAGCTGGTTTAGCAGAGCTTGGTCTTTCTGATCCAAGCGAACTTAACTTAAAATTATCATTTAACACAAGTGAAGCACACGCAGCTATCGCACAATTCATCCAAGAAGGATGGCGTACAAACCTAGGAATCGAAGTTACTTTAGATAACTCTGAGTGGCAGGTATTCTTAGATAAACTAAGTAACTTAGATTATCAAGTTGGACGTTTAGGTTGGATTGGTGACTACAACGATGCGTACACATTCTTAGAAATGTATGACTCAGCTTCAAACGGTAATAACGATACTGGTTGGGAAAATGCTGAATATACAGCATTGTTAAAGCAATCAAATACAGAACAAGACCCAGCAAAACGTCTTGAATTATTAAAACAGGCAGAGGCTATTTTAATGACTGAATACCCTGTTGCACCAATTTATTACTACACAAACCTTTCTGTGAAGAAAGATTATGTAGAAAATATGGAGCTAGATGCTCTTGGTAATGTCTACCTTAAATATGTAGATATTAACAAATAA
- a CDS encoding ABC transporter permease encodes MAKQELQFGKIEADKFKIVGIKQDETEKLADKSVSFWKEVFLRFSQNKLAIFGVIALIIITLMAIFVPVFSPYSYREQLGIYNAPPSASHWFGTDDLGRDVFVRVWQGARISLFIGITAAVIDLIIGVLWGSISGLAGGRLDNIMMRIADVLSAVPYLLVVIILLVVLEPGLLPMIIALSITGWINMARIVRGEVLSIKNQEYVLAARTLGASTWHLIQRHLVPNALGAILVTMTLTIPSAIFTESFLSYLGLGVPAPTASWGTMASEGNKALTSAPWRLFFPAFFISLTIFAFNAVGDGLRDALDPKLRK; translated from the coding sequence ATGGCTAAACAAGAGCTGCAGTTCGGTAAAATTGAAGCGGATAAGTTTAAAATTGTCGGTATCAAACAAGACGAAACAGAAAAACTGGCAGATAAATCGGTATCCTTTTGGAAGGAAGTATTCTTGCGTTTTTCACAAAATAAGCTTGCTATTTTTGGGGTAATTGCATTAATAATTATTACATTAATGGCCATTTTCGTTCCTGTTTTTTCTCCATACAGTTATCGGGAGCAATTAGGAATTTACAATGCACCACCATCTGCCAGCCATTGGTTTGGTACAGATGATTTAGGGAGAGACGTTTTCGTACGTGTTTGGCAAGGGGCTCGTATTTCCTTATTTATAGGAATCACTGCTGCTGTCATTGATTTAATTATTGGTGTTTTGTGGGGAAGTATTTCGGGACTTGCTGGAGGAAGATTGGACAACATTATGATGCGTATTGCTGACGTATTATCAGCGGTTCCATATCTACTAGTTGTTATTATTTTACTTGTTGTATTAGAACCGGGATTATTGCCGATGATTATCGCCTTATCCATCACAGGGTGGATTAATATGGCAAGAATAGTACGGGGAGAAGTATTATCCATCAAGAACCAAGAGTATGTGTTGGCTGCTCGTACACTCGGTGCGAGTACATGGCATTTAATACAAAGACATTTAGTGCCCAATGCGTTAGGTGCAATCTTGGTCACAATGACATTAACGATTCCATCAGCAATTTTCACAGAATCATTTTTAAGTTACTTGGGATTAGGTGTTCCTGCACCAACTGCGAGTTGGGGGACAATGGCCTCAGAGGGAAATAAAGCATTAACATCGGCACCGTGGCGACTATTTTTCCCTGCATTTTTCATTTCACTAACAATATTTGCATTTAATGCCGTGGGTGACGGATTACGTGATGCATTAGATCCTAAATTACGAAAATAG
- a CDS encoding ABC transporter ATP-binding protein — translation MAKKLLEVNDLKINFKTYAGVVQAVRGVSFELYQGETLAIVGESGSGKSVTSNAIMKLIPQPPGIYAGGEIKFDGRDLVPLTEKQMSKVRGNEIAMIFQDPMTALNPTMRVGRQITEVILKHQKITAGEAKERAIKLLDLVGIPMPEKRFKQFPHEFSGGMRQRVVIAIALAADPKLLIADEPTTALDVTIQAQILELMKDIQKKRDTSIIFITHDLGVVANVADRVAVMYAGQIVEYGTVNDIFYNPKHPYTWGLLGSMPDLKNNVKEDLRTIPGSPPDLIHPPKGDAFAPRNEYAMAIDYEEEPPMFQVSETHFAKTWLLHPSAPQIQVPESISRRIEGYIKEAHGNG, via the coding sequence ATGGCGAAGAAGTTGTTGGAAGTAAACGATTTAAAGATCAATTTTAAAACCTATGCAGGGGTTGTTCAGGCAGTGCGCGGTGTTAGCTTTGAGCTGTATCAGGGAGAGACATTAGCAATCGTAGGTGAGTCAGGTTCAGGGAAAAGTGTAACGAGTAATGCAATTATGAAACTTATCCCTCAACCACCGGGTATCTATGCAGGTGGAGAGATTAAGTTTGATGGCCGTGATTTGGTACCGTTAACTGAAAAACAGATGTCGAAAGTGCGGGGAAATGAAATTGCGATGATTTTTCAGGATCCAATGACAGCCTTAAATCCAACAATGCGTGTTGGTCGCCAAATTACAGAGGTAATTTTAAAGCATCAAAAGATTACAGCTGGTGAAGCGAAAGAACGAGCAATAAAGCTATTGGATTTAGTTGGAATCCCGATGCCTGAAAAGCGATTTAAACAATTTCCTCATGAATTTAGTGGAGGGATGCGTCAACGGGTTGTAATCGCAATTGCGCTTGCAGCAGATCCTAAGCTTTTAATTGCTGATGAACCAACAACGGCACTTGATGTTACCATCCAGGCCCAAATTCTGGAGTTGATGAAGGATATACAAAAGAAACGAGACACGTCAATTATCTTCATAACACATGATTTAGGTGTGGTTGCAAATGTTGCTGACCGAGTAGCAGTTATGTATGCGGGACAAATTGTTGAGTACGGAACTGTTAATGATATTTTCTATAATCCGAAGCATCCTTATACGTGGGGATTATTAGGGTCAATGCCTGATTTGAAAAATAACGTAAAAGAAGATTTGCGAACAATACCAGGGTCTCCACCTGATTTGATTCATCCACCCAAGGGTGATGCATTTGCCCCAAGAAATGAATATGCAATGGCAATCGATTATGAAGAAGAACCACCGATGTTTCAAGTGTCAGAAACGCATTTCGCGAAAACGTGGTTATTACATCCGAGTGCACCTCAAATTCAAGTACCTGAATCAATATCTCGAAGAATTGAGGGCTATATAAAGGAGGCACACGGAAATGGCTAA
- a CDS encoding ABC transporter permease, whose translation MLRYIFKRLIYILIALFIIVSATFFLMRLAPGSPFASERAFPPQIEEQLNAKYGLDNPWYIQYKDYLVDTVTFDFGESMKYKGRSTNDIISESFPISLTLGIEAMILSIGLGIFLGVIAALYHNRFPDYLASTIAVLGISVPSFILAGLMQYFLAFKLGLFPVSGWKGFVYSILPALAIAITHAGFIAKLTRSSMLEQSNSDYVKMARSKGLGKWSVVIRHTLRNALLPVVTYLGPLTAGVVTGSFIIEQIFAIPGLGKHFVTSITNRDYTVIMGTTVFYSIILLFAVLVVDILYSVIDPRIKLKGAKK comes from the coding sequence ATGCTGAGATACATTTTTAAGCGGTTAATCTATATACTTATTGCTTTATTTATTATCGTGTCAGCAACATTTTTTTTAATGAGACTAGCTCCTGGAAGCCCATTTGCTAGCGAACGTGCTTTTCCACCGCAAATAGAAGAACAATTGAATGCGAAATATGGGTTAGATAATCCTTGGTATATTCAATATAAGGATTATCTAGTAGACACGGTTACCTTTGATTTCGGGGAATCTATGAAATATAAAGGACGATCTACAAATGATATTATTTCTGAAAGTTTTCCAATCTCACTAACTCTGGGTATAGAAGCAATGATTTTATCCATTGGATTGGGTATTTTTCTGGGGGTTATAGCAGCCCTTTACCATAACAGGTTTCCGGATTATCTGGCTTCCACTATAGCAGTACTAGGAATCTCTGTTCCTTCATTTATATTGGCAGGCTTAATGCAGTATTTTTTAGCCTTCAAACTGGGGCTCTTCCCTGTAAGTGGTTGGAAGGGGTTTGTTTATAGTATCTTGCCAGCCCTTGCGATAGCAATTACTCATGCGGGTTTTATAGCAAAGTTAACAAGATCTAGCATGCTTGAACAATCTAATAGTGACTATGTGAAAATGGCCCGTTCAAAGGGACTTGGAAAGTGGTCTGTCGTAATACGTCATACATTAAGAAATGCCTTGTTACCTGTTGTTACATATTTAGGTCCACTAACAGCTGGAGTCGTTACAGGAAGTTTTATTATTGAACAAATTTTTGCAATTCCTGGTTTAGGCAAACACTTTGTGACGAGTATTACCAATCGTGACTATACAGTTATTATGGGAACGACTGTTTTCTATTCAATTATTCTTTTATTTGCAGTGCTAGTTGTTGATATTTTATATAGCGTTATTGATCCTCGAATAAAACTGAAAGGAGCGAAAAAATAA